GTCACAGAGAAACCGGTGCGCGACTGCGGTCTTCAGCCCGGTGATGTCATCATTGTGAGCGGCACTATTGGTGACCACGGGATGGCCATTATGACGCACCGCGAGGGCTTTGACCTCGGTGAGCAGATCGCCTCAGACGTAGCCCCCCTCTGGCCGCTTGTAAAAGCCGCCCTTGCCGCTGGTGACATTCACGCAATGAAGGACCCGACACGCGGTGGATTCTCCAATGCCATCAACGAGATGGCAGAGAAGTCAGGCGTTCAGGTGCGCATTACGGAAGAAGATCTTCCCATTCGCCGTAGTGTGAGAAGCGCCTCAGAACTGTTGGGAATTAACCCCCTGGATGTGGCCAATGAGGGGAAGGTCGTGATGGGTGTTGCACCGGAGGATGCACAGGCTGTTCTCGCCGCTATCCGCTCACATCCACAGGGCAGGGATGCCGCAATCATAGGCGTTGTGAAAGAGGGCAAATCTGTTATTCTTGAGACACCTATCGGGGGAGAACGTTTTATTGAACCCCCCATCGGCGACCCCGTTCCCCGGGTCTGCTGAGACCGATATTTTTTATTTTTTAGGTGGGTTTCCGGATCACCCCTTCGGTATCATGGGTTTCTGGTTTTTTTGTGATTGTTGTGCGACTACGGAAACAGTTGTAGATAACCATCGTTCGGAATGGTTGCGGAAGGTCCTATTCCATATGCCACCTTTTTATCTGCTCTCCTGCTGAGAGACTACCGCAAATATCTGAGGGGCTGCCATGAATAACGAAGAAATCACGGTTGCAGTTGTGCCGTCATGGGATGCGGAAGAGATTGTGGCATTGTACCGTGTTGCAGGATGGTGGGACGAGGTCTCTCGCGCCGACCACATGATTCCTGCCATATTTTCAGGAAGTTTTGCCGTTGCTGTTGCATATAATATCGATAAAAGAGCGGTCGGCATGGGGCGCGTTCTCTCAGATGGCATCTCCGATGCGTATATTCAGGATGTCGTAGTGGACCCTCGCTTCCGGGGACAGGGCATTGGGAAACGCATTGTCCAGGAACTCGTTGATACCTGCCGGCAGGCGGGTATTGGCTGGATTGCGCTTGTTGCAGAACCCGGCACCCATACCTTTTATGAACCTCTCGGGTTTACGGTGATGGAGGACTATCTGCCCATGAAATATGAAGGAGACACAAACCAATGATCACACTCGATGATTTTTGTCCGGTCGAACTGAAAGACGGGGCGTTTTTCCGTGAAATATTCACAAAATTTCCTCAGATTCACAGTGAAAACAATTTTACCACAATGATCGCATGGCAGGATTACTCGGATTATTCCTATGCCTATCTGGATGGTACGTTACTGATATCGGCCACAATACAGGATAAACGCCTTTTTCACGCGCCGATTGGACCCCGGAATCCTGCTCTCCTGCGTGACCTCCTGCGTCTCTCGGCAGAGACCGGGGGTGACCGGCCGTTCTATATCTTTGACCGCCCGACACGTGACTGGATACTCCATGAGTTCCCCGGACTGCATCTGCACACAGACCGGGACTTCTTTGATTATATCTATCTGACCGGTGACCTCGCCCACCTTCCTGGTAAGAGATACGTAGGGATTCGAAAGCATATCAACAGATTCAATCGGAACTGTGCGTTTACGGTGGAGACAGTCAGCAGTGAGAATATGTCTGACATAAAAGATTTTCTCGAAAAGTGGTGTGAATGGAAACACTGTGATGATACTGTTATCCTCGCCCATGAGAAGGCTGCTGTCCTCTTCTGTATCTCACATTTTGCTGAACTGGGTCTGGAAGGTCTCATTGTCCGTGTGGACGGGAAGATTTCTGCCCTATCCATTTATGAGGGAATGAGTGATGATATGGCACTCATACATTTTGAGAAAGGGCTTCCGGACTGTGAGGGGAACTACA
Above is a window of Methanogenium organophilum DNA encoding:
- the hypE gene encoding hydrogenase expression/formation protein HypE, encoding MKVNLMHGAGGAVFSELLGETLTRYTNNNAGGIGLEALDDGAVIPLGDTNLVFTTDSHVVKPLFFPGGDIGRIAVSGTVNDLAMMGARPIALSCAMIIEEGFDIPTLERIVASMDAALGECGAAIVTGDTKVLEKGAIDGIAINTAGVGVTEKPVRDCGLQPGDVIIVSGTIGDHGMAIMTHREGFDLGEQIASDVAPLWPLVKAALAAGDIHAMKDPTRGGFSNAINEMAEKSGVQVRITEEDLPIRRSVRSASELLGINPLDVANEGKVVMGVAPEDAQAVLAAIRSHPQGRDAAIIGVVKEGKSVILETPIGGERFIEPPIGDPVPRVC
- a CDS encoding GNAT family N-acetyltransferase, whose product is MNNEEITVAVVPSWDAEEIVALYRVAGWWDEVSRADHMIPAIFSGSFAVAVAYNIDKRAVGMGRVLSDGISDAYIQDVVVDPRFRGQGIGKRIVQELVDTCRQAGIGWIALVAEPGTHTFYEPLGFTVMEDYLPMKYEGDTNQ
- a CDS encoding DUF2156 domain-containing protein produces the protein MITLDDFCPVELKDGAFFREIFTKFPQIHSENNFTTMIAWQDYSDYSYAYLDGTLLISATIQDKRLFHAPIGPRNPALLRDLLRLSAETGGDRPFYIFDRPTRDWILHEFPGLHLHTDRDFFDYIYLTGDLAHLPGKRYVGIRKHINRFNRNCAFTVETVSSENMSDIKDFLEKWCEWKHCDDTVILAHEKAAVLFCISHFAELGLEGLIVRVDGKISALSIYEGMSDDMALIHFEKGLPDCEGNYKVINQETARYLEEHTGYAFINRESDLGVPGLREAKLRYYPNHFAEVWYAEKQDIRRVLGEED